From the genome of Nitrospirota bacterium, one region includes:
- a CDS encoding DUF6448 family protein, giving the protein MKPRTVLLTAGVFLASLFALPGGAAAHCDTLGGPVVAAAKTALETGDITPVLKWVRKEDEAEIREMFEKALAVRKKGPEARELADMYFFETLVRIHRAGEGAPYTGLKPAGAVEPAVEQADRALASGKVDGLVRLVTEAVREGIRERFQRAYTRSEHAQDSVAAGRAFVRAYVEFTHYVERLHMDATAHGGAETHEHHQ; this is encoded by the coding sequence ATGAAACCCAGAACAGTCCTTTTGACGGCGGGGGTTTTCCTTGCCTCTCTGTTTGCTTTGCCCGGCGGGGCCGCCGCGCACTGCGACACGCTGGGCGGGCCGGTGGTGGCCGCGGCCAAGACGGCCCTGGAGACGGGCGACATCACGCCCGTGCTGAAGTGGGTGAGGAAGGAGGACGAAGCAGAAATAAGGGAGATGTTCGAGAAGGCCCTCGCCGTCAGAAAGAAGGGGCCGGAGGCGCGGGAGCTTGCCGACATGTACTTCTTCGAGACGCTGGTGCGCATCCACAGGGCCGGCGAAGGGGCGCCCTACACCGGGCTCAAGCCTGCCGGAGCCGTGGAGCCGGCGGTAGAGCAGGCCGACCGGGCGCTTGCTAGCGGGAAGGTCGACGGGCTCGTCCGGCTGGTCACCGAGGCCGTCCGGGAGGGAATCCGCGAGCGTTTCCAGCGCGCGTACACGCGCAGTGAGCACGCCCAGGACAGCGTTGCGGCAGGCCGCGCCTTTGTCCGGGCCTACGTGGAGTTCACGCACTACGTTGAGCGGCTCCACATGGATGCGACGGCGCACGGCGGGGCGGAAACGCACGAGCATCACCAGTGA
- a CDS encoding iron chelate uptake ABC transporter family permease subunit has protein sequence MPGQLWLSLTAGIFIGGVAGYLGSLMLSKRMALVAGPLGHLALPGVALALIYGFDVSLGAFPFVILGIVFIWLFELGTHLPMEALTAVVFASGVAVAFLFLPMEQAEAALVGDISRIGLWETVVSVLVALVLFVVIRKIYPDMVLVNISDDLARSKGINVKKHNLVYLLLIAVIVALGVKMVGGLLTAALVAIPAAAARNLSRNLSQYAFGAMVIGAVSSSAGIVLFKLTGFPAGPLIILVSTAIFFASIFFRR, from the coding sequence ATGCCGGGTCAACTGTGGTTAAGCCTGACGGCGGGCATTTTTATCGGCGGCGTGGCCGGATACCTGGGGTCTCTGATGCTGAGCAAGAGGATGGCCCTCGTCGCCGGCCCCCTGGGGCATTTGGCCCTGCCGGGGGTGGCCCTGGCCCTGATATACGGCTTCGACGTATCGCTGGGCGCTTTCCCCTTCGTCATTCTGGGTATCGTTTTCATCTGGCTGTTCGAACTGGGAACACACCTGCCCATGGAAGCGCTGACCGCCGTCGTCTTTGCCTCGGGCGTGGCCGTCGCTTTCCTGTTCTTGCCCATGGAACAGGCGGAGGCGGCCCTGGTGGGCGACATCTCCAGGATAGGCCTCTGGGAAACGGTCGTCTCCGTGCTTGTCGCCCTTGTCCTTTTCGTTGTCATAAGGAAAATCTACCCGGACATGGTCCTGGTCAACATTTCCGACGACCTGGCGCGGTCCAAGGGCATAAACGTCAAGAAACACAATCTCGTCTATTTGCTCCTGATTGCCGTCATCGTCGCCCTGGGAGTCAAGATGGTCGGCGGCCTCCTGACGGCGGCGCTGGTCGCCATTCCGGCCGCCGCCGCGCGGAACCTGAGCAGAAATCTGTCCCAGTATGCCTTCGGGGCGATGGTTATCGGCGCGGTGTCTTCATCCGCGGGGATAGTGCTTTTCAAGCTGACCGGGTTTCCCGCCGGCCCCCTGATCATCCTGGTAAGCACGGCAATCTTTTTCGCGTCGATATTTTTCAGGAGATGA
- a CDS encoding metal ABC transporter ATP-binding protein, giving the protein MENDLILKVQDLNVELDHRRVIEHLSFTVKRGDIVTILGPNGAGKTVLLKCLLGLLPYAGEISWEKGIKTGYVPQRLPFIRDIPLSVMDFFALKKVSEEEVRDIVSAVGFSEEFIGRKIGDLSSGQFQRILIAWGLVGNPQVLLFDEPTTGIDISGEETIYNLLAKLREERHLTVLLVTHDLSVVYQFSNQVICLSRKATCHGPPRKVLTPESLQDLYGGEVKYYQHGHE; this is encoded by the coding sequence ATGGAAAACGATTTGATCTTGAAAGTGCAGGACCTCAACGTGGAGCTGGACCACCGGCGCGTTATCGAGCACCTTTCCTTTACCGTGAAAAGAGGGGACATCGTTACCATTTTGGGCCCCAACGGGGCGGGAAAGACGGTCCTGCTGAAATGCCTGCTGGGGCTCTTGCCTTACGCCGGAGAGATAAGCTGGGAAAAGGGCATCAAGACCGGCTATGTCCCCCAGAGGCTGCCGTTCATAAGGGACATCCCGCTGAGCGTCATGGATTTCTTCGCCCTCAAAAAGGTTTCCGAAGAGGAGGTGCGGGATATCGTCAGCGCGGTGGGGTTCAGCGAGGAGTTTATCGGGCGCAAGATAGGCGACCTTTCCTCGGGACAGTTTCAGAGGATACTGATAGCCTGGGGCCTGGTCGGCAATCCCCAGGTGTTGCTCTTCGACGAGCCGACCACCGGCATCGACATCAGCGGCGAGGAGACCATCTACAACCTCCTGGCGAAACTCAGGGAAGAGCGGCATCTCACCGTTCTGCTGGTTACGCATGACCTGAGCGTGGTGTATCAGTTTTCAAACCAGGTCATCTGCCTGAGCAGGAAGGCGACGTGCCACGGCCCGCCCCGCAAGGTGCTCACCCCCGAGAGCCTCCAGGACCTTTACGGCGGCGAAGTGAAATACTATCAGCACGGGCACGAATGA